Part of the Candidatus Binatia bacterium genome, TCCAGCGGCAATCCAGCTTCGGCAAGCTCATCGGCACCAGCGTGGTCCGTACGGATCCCGGTCTCCGAGAGATCGAGGTCCGGTACGAAGCCCAGCCCGAGTTCACCAACAGGATCGGCACCATCGCCGGTGGCATGCTCTCGGCGATGCTCGACTCATCAACCGGACTCGCCGCCCTCGCCGTCCTCCCCGAGGGCACGTT contains:
- a CDS encoding PaaI family thioesterase; amino-acid sequence: MREDLQRQSSFGKLIGTSVVRTDPGLREIEVRYEAQPEFTNRIGTIAGGMLSAMLDSSTGLAALAVLPEGTFVMHTSLQVEYLKPASPGVLTATARALEQTDRDVQTESELH